The proteins below are encoded in one region of Penaeus monodon isolate SGIC_2016 chromosome 32, NSTDA_Pmon_1, whole genome shotgun sequence:
- the LOC119593289 gene encoding foot protein 1 variant 1-like: MAFPLGRCPALDPSPLPWTLRRCPGPFAAVLPWTLRRCPALDPSPLPWTLRRCPALDPSPLPWTLHRCPALDPSPLPWTLRRCPALDPTPLPWTLRRCPGPFAAALNPSPLPWTLRRCPEPFAAALDPSPLPWTLRRCPGPFAAALDPSPLPWTLRRCPEPFAAALDPSPLPWTLRRCPGPFAAALDPSPLP, translated from the coding sequence ATGGCCTTTCCTCTTGGCCGCTGCCCTGCCCTGGACCCTTCTCCGCTGCCCTGGACCCTTCGCCGCTGCCCTGGACCCTTCGCCGCTGTCCTGCCCTGGACCCTTCGCCGCTGCCCTGCCCTGGACCCTTCACCGCTGCCCTGGACCCTTCGCCGCTGCCCTGCCCTGGACCCTTCACCGCTGCCCTGGACCCTTCACCGCTGCCCTGCTCTGGACCCTTCGCCGCTGCCCTGGACCCTTCGCCGCTGCCCTGCCCTGGACCCTACGCCGCTGCCCTGGACCCTTCGCCGCTGCCCTGGACCCTTCGCCGCTGCCCTGAACCCTTCGCCGCTGCCCTGGACCCTTCGCCGCTGCCCTGAACCCTTCGCCGCTGCCCTGGACCCTTCGCCGCTGCCCTGGACCCTTCGCCGCTGCCCTGGACCCTTCGCCGCTGCCCTGGACCCTTCGCCGCTGCCCTGGACCCTTCGCCGCTGCCCTGAACCCTTCGCCGCTGCCCTGGACCCTTCGCCGCTGCCCTGGACCCTTCGCCGCTGCCCTGGACCCTTCGCCGCTGCCCTGGACCCTTCGCCGCTGCCCTGA